The Mastacembelus armatus chromosome 9, fMasArm1.2, whole genome shotgun sequence genome contains a region encoding:
- the zdhhc8b gene encoding palmitoyltransferase ZDHHC8B, with amino-acid sequence MPNSAGKRFKPTKYIPVSTAATLLVGSTTLFFVFTCPWLTKVISPAVPLYNGLVFLFVLANFSMATFMDPGVYPRADEDEDKDDDFRAPLYKNVEIKGIQVRMKWCATCHFYRPPRCSHCSVCDNCVEDFDHHCPWVNNCIGRRNYRYFFLFLLSLSIHMVGVFSFGLIFVLHNRERLGTLHTTVTLVVMCIAGLFFIPVMGLTGFHMVLVARGRTTNEQVTGKFRGGVNPFTKGCCGNMEYVLCSPLAPRYMLDPRKKPHIKIQPPFIRPDLSERQITIKVSDNGIHGTIISSKSKSSLDDLDDKETQPPLPPKADRYNQLKSQLTSSEESSLSGKTHPSTPAMYKFRPSFGTVPKVHYHAAGEKIVMPDDQKNPAILEEGVRGHDYRSEPNLDLPEYTNTPLHRTFQSSPLQLDSDPINSHSLSLKQGHRWPEKGQLPSLQTQTVTSTPYKSVFSPNTLSNRNGSLSYDSLLNPNISPATASECMAHRGMPSMGFHSPYLPTKMCHIREPEMQRQQVAPTYSPVMPQRRVGRQSPHHKDRDPSPVRYDNLSQTIMASIQERKEMEEREKRQMMHGRSQTHIYAQDSGVFDGYGLSTNACCSDGPRGPGSRGPTPPAYGGSRDNLMGLGLVSYGQRTPVLRHAGSTLGRAPRTSSTSLHTDHSSTNSSQSRAAGSEGPYRSPAHQPHSPAMPRSPSYSHQKLSYISPHERTDSPRLGGPREAMKVNGQLDCHPSAQGATLSPSRHSNIKKVTGVGGTTYEISV; translated from the exons GTGTCCCTGGTTGACAAAGGTCATCTCTCCTGCTGTGCCTCTCTACAATGGCCTGGTCTTCCTCTTCGTCTTGGCCAACTTCAGCATGGCAACCTTCATGGACCCTGGTGTTTACCCCAGAG cgGATGAGGACGAGGACAAGGACGATGATTTCCGGGCGCCGCTCTACAAGAACGTGGAGATCAAGGGCATTCAGGTCCGGATGAAGTGGTGCGCCACCTGCCACTTCTACAGGCCACCTCGCTGCTCGCACTGCAGCGTCTGCGACAActgtgtggag GACTTCGACCACCACTGTCCCTGGGTGAACAATTGCATTGGACGGAGAAACTACCGCtacttcttcctcttcctgctgtCGTTGAGCATCCACATGGTGGGAGTTTTTTCCTTCGGCCTGATCTTTGTCCTCCACAACAGAGAGAGGCTGGGAACGCTACACACCACAGTCAC TCTGGTGGTGATGTGTATCGCAGGGCTTTTCTTTATTCCAGTCATGGGACTCACAGGTTTCCATATGGTGCTTGTCGCTCGAGGTCGAACAACTAATGAACAA GTGACGGGCAAGTTTCGTGGAGGAGTAAATCCCTTCACCAAGGGTTGCTGTGGCAACATGGAGTATGTTTTATGTAGTCCCCTGGCACCTAG gtACATGTTGGACCCCAGGAAAAAGCCCCACATCAAAATTCAGCCCCCTTTCATCAGACCAGACCTCTCAGAGAGGCAAATCACCATCAAGGTCAGCGACAACGGCATCCACGGCACCATCATCAGCTCCAAG TCCAAAAGCAGCCTGGACGACCTGGATGACAAAGAAACCCAGCCGCCTCTGCCACCCAAAGCGGACAGGTACAACCAGCTGAAAAGCCAGCTGACCTCCAGCgaag agAGTTCTCTTTCTGGTAAAACCCACCCTTCCACTCCAGCCATGTACAAATTCAGGCCATCCTTCGGCACCGTGCCTAAAGTCCACTACCATGCTGCTGGTGAGAAG ATTGTCATGCCAGATGACCAGAAGAATCCAGCCATCCTGGAAGAGGGTGTCCGTGGTCATGACTACCGATCTGAGCCAAATCTGGACTTGCCTGAGTACACTAATACTCCCCTCCACCGTACCTTCCAGTCCTCCCCCCTCCAGTTGGACTCTGACCCGATCAACTCCCACTCTCTCAGCTTGAAGCAGGGTCACCGCTGGCCAGAGAAGGGCCAGCTCCCGTCCCTGCAGACGCAAACAGTCACCTCCACGCCCTACAAGAGTGTCTTCTCACCCAACACGCTCTCCAACCGCAATGGCAGCCTGTCTTATGACAGCCTGCTCAACCCGAACATCTCCCCAGCCACTGCCAGTGAGTGCATGGCCCATCGTGGTATGCCCTCCATGGGGTTCCACTCGCCCTATCTGCCCACCAAAATGTGCCACATTCGGGAACCTGAAATGCAGAGGCAACAGGTTGCCCCCACCTACAGTCCAGTGATGCCACAAAGGAGGGTTGGCAGACAGTCCCCTCACCATAAAGACAGGGACCCATCCCCAGTGCGCTATGACAACCTTTCCCAGACCATCATGGCCTCCATCCAGGAGCGaaaggagatggaggagagggagaagcgGCAGATGATGCATGGGCGCTCCCAGACCCATATTTATGCCCAGGACTCTGGTGTGTTTGATGGCTATGGGTTATCCACCAATGCCTGCTGCTCAGATGGGCCTCGAGGCCCCGGCTCCAGAGGCCCAACACCCCCAGCCTATGGAGGCTCCAGGGACAACCTGATGGGGTTAGGGTTGGTGAGCTATGGGCAGCGAACTCCTGTATTGCGTCATGCCGGCTCAACACTGGGCCGTGCACCTAGGACTTCATCCACCTCCCTGCACACAGATCACAGTAGCACCAACAGCAGCCAAAGCAGAGCTGCTGGCTCTGAGGGCCCCTATCGCTCCCCAGCCCACCAGCCTCACTCCCCTGCTATGCCTCGATCCCCCTCCTACTCCCACCAGAAACTCTCCTACATCAGTCCACATGAGAGGACAGACTCCCCTCGTCTGGGGGGCCCAAG aGAGGCCATGAAAGTTAATGGGCAGTTGGACTGTCACCCCAGTGCCCAGGGTGCCACTCTCAGCCCCAGCCGCCACAGTAACATCAAAAAGGTGACTGGTGTGGGAGGCACCACATATGAGATATCAGTGTGA
- the trmt2a gene encoding tRNA (uracil-5-)-methyltransferase homolog A produces the protein MADISGSPVAEAPPANEDKPDELPSSGDGKSDINAEGEKEADSDPGIYRYIKEDLFTSEIYKVEIRNLPKFIGFNDLKKFLAKHRLNPHKIKLFGKQTFAFVTFKNEEERDKAMKLVHGMQWKGQVLSVRLAKPKADPILRKRRQEEGEGAGGQPPFKRTEGDEEEEPLSVQIANVVTPLWNVPYEEQLRRKEQEVVGVLQRLAKEIGSTNKAMLPWLFAQKGKYNKMCCPLEAIRPSPTQTEYRNKCEFLISVGADGEDKTIGFRLGKYKGGSCAVVGPAETCHVSAEAKRVVDEFQKFIRTTPYSVYSPETYEGHWKQLTVRTTRTKQAMAVVFFNPQKLEEEELNALKSSMREYFTEGEGKDSGVTSLYFVREGQRTSPNPEDLPCELVGGESCIHEELLGLKFRISPHSFFQVNTGAAEVLYSAVGEWAQLDEGSTVLDVCCGTGTIGISLAKRVKKVIGIEMCQEAVEDAKVNAKLNGLSNIEFHCGKAEDVFPNILNALMSPNVTAIVDPPRAGLHSKVILAIRRAEHLKRLVYVACNAKAAMNNFIDLCRAPSNRVHGAPFRPARAMAVDLFPQTMHVEMLLLLERVDYNSQQQTSSDREDGVSEP, from the exons ATGGCAGATATTAGCGGCAGCCCAGTGGCCGAGGCACCACCAGCAAACGAGGACAAGCCTGATGAGCTCCCCTCTTCAGGTGATGGAAAGTCTGACATCAACGCTGAGGGGGAGAAGGAGGCAGACTCAGACCCCGGCATATACCGCTACATCAAAGAGGACCTCTTCACATCTGAGATCTACAAAGTGGAGATCAGGAATCTACCCAAGTTCATTGGCTTCAACGACCTGAAGAAGTTCCTGGCCAAACACCGCCTCAACCCGCACAAAATCAAGCTGTTTGGCAAGCAGACGTTTGCTTTCGTCACCTTTAAGAATGAGGAGGAGCGCGACAAGGCCATGAAGCTGGTGCATGGCATGCAGTGGAAGGGCCAGGTGCTGAGTGTCAGGCTGGCCAAACCAAAAGCAGACCCCATCCTGAGGAAGAGGCggcaggaggagggagagggagcagGAGGGCAGCCCCCGTTCAAGCGGACAGAGggggatgaggaagaggaaccATTAAGTGTTCAGATCGCCAACGTGGTGACTCCTTTGTGGAATGTCCCTTATGAGGAGCAGCTGAGGAGGAAGGAGCAGGAGGTGGTGGGGGTTCTGCAGAGGCTGGCCAA agaGATTGGCAGCACCAACAAAGCCATGCTGCCATGGCTGTTTGCACAGAAAgggaaatacaataaaatgtgttgtCCTCTGGAAGCTATTCGACCATCTCCGACACAG ACAGAGTACAGGAACAAATGTGAGTTCCTCATCTCAGTGGGAGCCGATGGCGAGGACAAGACCATTGGTTTCCGCCTGGGGAAATACAAAGGAGGCTCCTGTGCTGTGGTGGGACCAGCCGAGACGTGCCATGTCTCAGCTGAGGCCAAAAGAGTGGTGGATGAGTTCCAGAAGTTCATCAG gACAACACCATACTCTGTGTACAGTCCTGAGACATATGAAGGCCACTGGAAGCAGTTGACTGTGCGGACTACGAGGACCAAACAAGCCATGGCTGTAGTGTTTTTCAACCCACAG AAACTTGAAGAGGAGGAACTCAATGCTCTAAAGAGCTCCATGAGGGAGTACTTCACAGAAGGAGAGGGGAAAGACAGTGGTGTAACCTCCCTTTATTTTGTCAGAGAGGGTCAGAG GACATCTCCTAACCCAGAGGATTTGCCCTGTGAGCTGGTAGGTGGAGAGAGCTGTATTCACGAGGAACTGCTGGGTCTTAAGTTCAGAATATCCCCTCATTCCTTCTTTCAG GTGAAtacaggagctgcagaggtgcTGTACTCTGCTGTGGGGGAATGGGCCCAGCTGGATGAGGGCAGTACAGTACTGGATGTGTGCTGTGGGACAGGAACCATCGGTATCTCTCTGGCTAAG AGGGTTAAGAAGGTGATTGGGATCGAAATGTGTCAGGAAGCAGTGGAGGATGCCAAAGTTAATGCAAAGCTCAATG GTCTAAGTAACATTGAGTTTCACTGTGGAAAAGCTGAGGATGTGTTCCCAAACATTCTCAATGCTCTCATGTCACCCAACGTCACAGCCATTGTGGATCCACCAAGGGCAGGCCTAC ATTCAAAGGTGATACTTGCCATCAGGAGAGCAGAGCATCTGAAGAGGCTGGTGTATGTGGCGTGCAATGCAAAGGCAGCCATGAACAACTTCATTGA CCTGTGCAGAGCTCCATCCAACAGAGTTCATGGAGCCCCGTTTCGCCCTGCGCGGGCCATGGCAGTGGATCTGTTCCCACAGACCATGCATGTTGAAATGCTTCTACTGCTAGAGAGAGTGGACTACAATTCCCAGCAGCAGACTAGCAGCGATCGGGAAGATGGTGTTTCTGAGCCTTAG
- the ranbp1 gene encoding ran-specific GTPase-activating protein encodes MADPKDQEDHDTTVDGAEDSNHDPHFEPIVSLPEQDVKTLEEDEEELFKMRAKLYRFASENDPPEWKERGTGDVKLLKHKEKGTIRLLMRRDRTLKICANHHIIPMMELKPNAGSDRAWVWNTLADYADECPKPELLAIRFLNAENAQKFKVKFDECKEEVRKNLEGTGDTDSANKVAEKLEELSVKGKAPEEKKEEDKKETEKKEDEIKEVKAEEKN; translated from the exons ATGGCAGACCCGAAG gACCAGGAAGACCACGACACCACTGTAGATGGTGCAGAGGACTCTAATCATGATCCCCACTTTGAGCCCATCGTGTCCCTTCCTGAGCAGGATGTGAAAACATtagaagaggatgaagaagaactCTTCAAAAT GCGGGCTAAACTATATCGTTTTGCCTCTGAGAACGACCCACCAGagtggaaggagagaggaaCGGGTGATGTGaagctgctgaaacacaaagagaaggGCACAATCCGCCTCCTGATGAGGAGAGACCGAACCTTGAAGATTTGTGCCAATCATCACA TTATACCTATGATGGAGCTGAAGCCCAACGCTGGCAGTGACAGGGCATGGGTGTGGAACACACTAGCAGATTATGCTGATGAATGCCCTAAACCTGAACTCCTGGCAATACgctttttaaatgcagaaa ATGCTCAGAAGTTCAAGGTGAAGTTTGATGAGTGCAAGGAGGAGGTCAGAAAAAATCTAGAGGGAACAG GGGACACTGATAGTGCAAACAAGGTGGCAGAGAAGCTAGAGGAGCTCTCCGTGAAAGGCAAGGCacctgaggaaaaaaaggaagaggacaAAAAGGAgactgaaaagaaagaagatgagaTAAAAGAAGTGAAGGCTGAGGAGAAAAATTGA